The following are encoded together in the Arcticibacterium luteifluviistationis genome:
- a CDS encoding DUF7933 domain-containing protein: MKRTTTVLLVLLFFVKFSLFAQSPPSFNTYFSPNSVGPGSSSLLTYTINNSGGVPVTDIAFTNTLPAGLTIASPSGLIFNEVDGTVTAPDGGTTISFTGGRLGAGASLTIQLYVKASSVGTLTNTTGDLTSSAGNSGTATDDLVVSADFVGFSHSFDKPSIFIGETANFTFTFDNVLNSNNVQNYSFLTNLPEGLVLANPLNIISSCVSQYNPVPGFPSYFASANTLSANSGESSIGMNSGYIEAGTTCSISLDVEGVSLSENVISTSLSGTNANGVAVSSLSVIPNSANGVIFGKRFTDRVISTGDTTMLEFTISNVDRSDALTAISFTDDLDAVLSGMIAVDLPTGANVCGSGTLSFSGGSLSFSGGSLPAEGSCTFSVPVKIPANASAGAFTNITTAITGDRGGRAVTGPVATANFGVKSKPILTKEIVTNPAAIGGSTIFRYTLLNTDPNNELTLGQFMDDAHGFANTATFSFPSAGFCGASSSMSLIADYGTGPVSYSGIQLSDATLPAGTYCTFDVGVTFPSSVDEGVYPSEIIALEGTLDGFAVSGKVLGNEDLIISTLPKLSKNVLGNPSILPGDTVTFEYQVILGDGASQTFSGIGFGDDFSSLTSSFSATLNGLEIVEIFDINTCSPVVISGDGTDSLSFSGGSMSPGDTCSFKIKVKLAADATFGTFLTTTSNLVGDTFTRDPASTSFDVIGMVIKKEYSQPIFPGDNILMTYSFINPHPSDMAVFFNSTSSNFALHDLLNSQLNSLTYSSGAAFDSKCGSNPSITGTTSLRIFNVSVAPLDTCKLTIPVSISTSAEFNSYETQLTKPLYLTKDGSTILGGANSFQLLNGSFEVSPAIEFSKSFLSNAEPGDTVLLAFTIKNVHPSQGLSNISFTDNVSTMYSGFTTVDLPQSNVVGTGSVLTTEAGGDFVITLDGGSLAGGAEITFNVKVKVPDDIYSGTFTNTTSPISFDLNANTFTYNAASADLIVNNNRRPTFSKAFAQDTILTGQNTTLTFTVDNSLNGDAITSYSFSDNLPEGMVISSTPNIINSCAVGTVTATAGSSSFSFTGGSVAGSNSCTFSVDITAYKSKTVLNTSEELISEVGSSGKAIDSIYVKMPEPVLFSAITASSDSILLNVSPNVNNSDSVLVAFSSDGVFGNPAGFLNVGSSISGGGEVLFKGLAANVPNHLGLSQSTLYYYKVWSLGYDLYSDIGLTAQDTTCVNPSQAFDVTPSEAVVCVGTNPKLTVGPILENVNYTWQVKQSGGSFTDVVGSALYSKEDSSTLLLTNVSLLENNNVFRCIINSKCDVDTTSEFTLEVFGNPIISIQPKDSSTCAGNDVEFYVNAEGPGLTFQWQKWNGSSFDDISGATNDTLAFSSVLNAIDSTFYRCSITGTCGLTISDTALLRAPLIPVLTPESGVNPSTCLGTDGSIPFTSQNLPAGTYQISFTGGAGSQSVQVANDTFSLKNLAQGTYENFMVTYLECSGINSASVTLTDPPTPTIMAGAAVNPSTCLGADGSIPFTSTNLPAGTYTISFTGGLGSQSVAVANDTFSLKGLSSGAYSGFSVTHLACTGSDASSKTLTDPPTPTITAGTVVNPSTCLGADGSIPFTSTNLPAGTYTISFTGGLGSQSVAVANDTFSLKGLSSGAYSGFSVTHLACTGSDASSKTLTDPPTPTITAGTVVNPSTCLGADGSIPFTSTNLIAGTYTISFTGGSGSQSVAVANDTFSLKGLSSGEYSGFSVTHLACTGSDASSKTLTDPPTPTITAGTVVNPSTCLGADGSIPFTSTNLPAGTYTISFTGGLGSQSVAVANDTFSLKGLSSGTYSGFSVTHLACTGSDASSKTLTDPPTPTITAGTAVNPSTCLGADGSISFTSTNLSDGTYSLSFTSTGIASPQNVTVSGNAFTLEALSSGAYSNFSVTHLACTGSDASSKALIDPPTPTITAGTAVNPSTCLGTNGSIPFTSTNLPDGTYSLSFTSTGIASPQNVTVSGNAFTLEALSSGAYSNFSVTHLACTGSNASSKILIDPPTPTITAGTAVNPSTCLGTNGSIPFTSTNLPDGTYSLSFTSTGIASPQNVTVTGNAFTLEALSSGEYSNFSVTHLSCTGTDVSSIELEDPTFSISASNLGPYEEGDLVQLFVSNGVSFDWSGPNAFQSTLQNPSIATVNAINSGVYSVTVVDENNCVVEVTTEVDVACTTPSMSYYLAYGGGNPELITPLRDGMQIQQSSRAMTVLAFSTCTSPVIESVKLQLSGTSNLQYHIDNNMPFNLHEVGNVSNGEVLPNNRYTFISRGYSEDDAMGTVLVGEDIVQFDIIPPLSTSSQARVLTEPSFSETEICVGSSFDVSTSVTGAFMVGNLYQVYLSDKKGYFSSRTLIGSSNNPSSISCTIPNYVKGGSAYKVMVVSTAPVVSSVISSASLHIISSDLVLSSPDDDLNGGASNYKAINSIKAGNKIEGGANVSLSAKRKIELEPGFIAEQGTVFKAEMKENCPSLD; this comes from the coding sequence ATGAAAAGAACCACTACCGTTTTACTGGTATTATTGTTTTTTGTCAAATTCTCTTTATTTGCTCAAAGCCCGCCATCTTTCAATACTTATTTTTCTCCTAACTCCGTAGGTCCCGGTTCAAGTTCATTGCTAACCTATACCATTAATAATAGTGGAGGTGTTCCAGTGACAGATATTGCTTTTACTAACACGCTTCCGGCTGGACTAACAATAGCAAGCCCTTCAGGTTTGATTTTTAATGAGGTGGATGGTACAGTAACTGCTCCAGATGGAGGAACCACCATTAGTTTTACGGGGGGAAGGCTAGGAGCAGGAGCTTCTTTGACTATTCAGCTGTATGTTAAGGCTAGTTCAGTTGGGACTCTTACAAATACTACCGGAGACCTTACTTCTAGTGCCGGAAATAGTGGAACAGCGACAGATGATTTGGTGGTAAGTGCTGATTTTGTTGGGTTTTCGCACTCCTTTGATAAACCGAGCATTTTTATTGGCGAAACCGCTAATTTTACATTCACATTTGATAATGTGTTAAATTCCAATAATGTTCAGAATTATTCTTTTTTAACAAATCTTCCAGAAGGATTAGTTTTGGCAAATCCTTTAAACATTATAAGTTCATGTGTAAGTCAATATAATCCAGTTCCGGGTTTCCCAAGTTATTTTGCTTCTGCAAATACTTTATCGGCTAATTCTGGAGAAAGTTCCATTGGTATGAATTCTGGTTATATTGAGGCTGGAACTACGTGCAGTATTTCATTGGATGTAGAAGGGGTGTCTTTAAGTGAAAATGTTATTTCTACAAGTTTAAGTGGGACTAATGCTAATGGTGTTGCTGTCTCCTCTTTAAGTGTTATTCCTAATTCAGCCAACGGTGTAATTTTTGGAAAAAGGTTTACGGATAGAGTGATTTCTACAGGAGACACTACCATGCTAGAGTTTACCATTTCTAATGTAGACAGGTCTGATGCTCTTACCGCCATATCTTTTACAGATGACTTAGATGCGGTTTTAAGTGGGATGATTGCCGTTGACCTACCTACTGGTGCTAACGTTTGTGGTTCGGGTACTTTAAGTTTCTCAGGAGGTTCTTTAAGTTTTTCGGGTGGTTCCTTGCCTGCTGAAGGTAGTTGTACTTTTTCAGTACCTGTTAAGATTCCTGCCAATGCTAGTGCTGGAGCTTTTACAAACATTACTACAGCGATTACTGGCGATAGGGGAGGTAGAGCTGTAACAGGCCCTGTGGCAACTGCTAATTTTGGAGTAAAGAGCAAACCAATTTTAACAAAAGAGATAGTAACTAATCCAGCGGCTATTGGTGGAAGTACAATTTTTAGATATACGCTCCTAAATACAGACCCTAATAATGAATTGACGCTCGGTCAGTTTATGGATGACGCTCATGGTTTTGCAAATACTGCGACTTTTTCTTTTCCTTCCGCTGGGTTTTGTGGTGCTAGCTCTTCTATGAGTCTTATTGCAGATTATGGTACAGGGCCAGTAAGTTATTCAGGTATTCAACTTAGTGATGCTACTTTGCCTGCTGGAACTTACTGTACTTTTGATGTTGGAGTTACTTTTCCAAGTTCTGTAGATGAAGGGGTTTATCCTTCAGAAATAATAGCTCTTGAAGGAACCTTAGATGGCTTTGCTGTTTCGGGTAAGGTTCTTGGTAATGAGGATTTGATAATTTCTACATTACCAAAATTGTCAAAGAATGTGCTTGGTAACCCGTCAATTCTTCCTGGCGATACGGTAACTTTTGAATATCAAGTGATTTTAGGAGATGGTGCGAGCCAAACGTTTAGCGGTATAGGTTTTGGAGATGATTTTTCTTCTTTGACTTCTTCTTTCTCTGCTACATTAAATGGTTTGGAAATTGTTGAAATTTTTGACATCAATACTTGCTCGCCTGTAGTAATCTCTGGAGATGGAACAGACTCTTTAAGTTTTAGTGGAGGTTCTATGTCGCCAGGAGACACTTGTTCTTTTAAGATAAAAGTTAAGTTGGCTGCTGATGCCACTTTTGGTACTTTTTTAACAACAACTTCAAATTTAGTAGGGGATACTTTCACAAGAGATCCCGCTAGTACGAGTTTTGATGTTATTGGGATGGTAATAAAAAAGGAATATAGTCAACCTATATTCCCTGGGGACAATATCCTTATGACTTACTCCTTTATTAATCCTCATCCATCGGATATGGCTGTTTTTTTTAATTCAACCAGTAGTAATTTTGCTCTACACGATTTATTGAATTCACAATTAAATAGTTTAACATACAGTTCTGGGGCGGCTTTCGATTCTAAATGTGGATCGAATCCATCCATAACAGGTACTACCTCTTTAAGAATATTTAATGTCTCCGTAGCTCCTTTAGATACTTGTAAGTTGACAATACCTGTTTCTATTTCTACTTCAGCAGAGTTCAACTCCTATGAAACACAACTCACAAAACCCCTCTATTTAACTAAGGATGGTAGTACAATTTTAGGAGGGGCTAATTCTTTTCAATTGCTCAATGGTTCATTTGAAGTTTCTCCAGCCATAGAATTTTCTAAAAGCTTTTTAAGTAATGCTGAACCAGGAGATACCGTTTTATTAGCCTTTACTATAAAAAATGTTCACCCGAGCCAAGGGCTTTCTAATATTTCATTTACAGATAATGTAAGTACGATGTATTCAGGTTTTACCACTGTTGATTTACCGCAAAGTAATGTGGTGGGTACTGGTTCTGTATTGACAACAGAGGCTGGTGGAGATTTTGTCATTACTTTAGACGGAGGTTCTTTAGCTGGAGGTGCTGAAATCACCTTTAATGTTAAAGTAAAAGTACCAGATGATATTTACTCAGGTACCTTCACAAATACTACAAGCCCCATAAGCTTCGATTTGAATGCAAATACTTTTACTTATAATGCGGCATCGGCAGATTTAATAGTAAATAATAATAGACGCCCTACCTTCAGTAAGGCTTTTGCTCAAGATACTATACTCACAGGACAAAACACGACCTTAACTTTTACAGTAGATAATTCCCTTAATGGTGATGCAATAACGTCTTATAGTTTTTCAGACAACCTTCCAGAAGGAATGGTGATTTCTAGCACACCTAATATTATAAACTCATGTGCTGTAGGTACAGTAACAGCTACTGCTGGGAGTTCATCTTTCTCTTTTACAGGTGGTTCGGTGGCCGGAAGTAATAGTTGCACATTCTCGGTTGATATAACCGCCTATAAGTCTAAAACTGTTTTAAATACTTCGGAGGAATTAATATCAGAGGTTGGTTCTAGTGGAAAAGCCATCGATAGCATTTATGTTAAAATGCCAGAGCCTGTACTGTTTAGTGCAATTACAGCATCGTCAGATTCTATCCTACTTAATGTAAGTCCAAATGTCAATAATTCTGATTCTGTTTTAGTGGCATTTTCTTCGGATGGTGTTTTTGGTAATCCGGCTGGTTTCTTGAATGTGGGCTCTTCTATCAGTGGCGGAGGAGAGGTTTTATTCAAAGGGCTTGCCGCAAATGTTCCAAATCATTTAGGCCTAAGTCAATCAACCCTTTATTATTATAAAGTATGGTCATTGGGCTATGACCTTTATTCTGATATTGGCTTAACAGCTCAAGACACTACTTGTGTAAATCCATCACAGGCTTTTGATGTGACTCCATCGGAGGCAGTAGTTTGTGTTGGCACAAATCCTAAACTTACAGTAGGGCCTATTTTGGAAAATGTAAATTATACATGGCAGGTAAAACAATCTGGAGGTTCATTTACAGATGTAGTAGGTTCAGCCCTTTATTCAAAAGAAGACTCCTCCACTTTATTATTAACTAATGTTTCACTGCTGGAAAATAATAATGTGTTTAGATGCATTATTAATAGCAAGTGTGATGTAGACACTACTTCTGAGTTTACGCTAGAGGTTTTTGGGAATCCTATTATTAGCATTCAGCCTAAAGATTCAAGTACTTGTGCAGGAAATGATGTTGAATTCTATGTCAATGCAGAAGGGCCAGGTTTAACATTTCAATGGCAAAAATGGAATGGTAGTTCTTTTGACGATATTTCTGGAGCGACTAATGATACACTAGCTTTCTCAAGCGTTTTAAATGCTATCGACAGTACTTTTTATAGATGTAGTATTACTGGGACTTGTGGCCTAACCATATCAGACACTGCTTTACTAAGAGCTCCGCTAATTCCTGTATTAACTCCTGAATCGGGAGTCAATCCAAGCACATGTTTAGGCACAGACGGAAGTATTCCATTTACAAGCCAAAACTTGCCAGCAGGTACTTATCAAATAAGTTTTACTGGAGGAGCAGGAAGTCAGAGTGTTCAGGTCGCAAATGATACTTTTTCATTAAAGAATCTAGCTCAAGGGACATATGAAAACTTTATGGTGACGTATTTGGAGTGCTCAGGAATTAATTCTGCCAGTGTAACATTGACTGACCCACCAACACCAACGATTATGGCAGGAGCTGCGGTCAATCCAAGTACATGTTTAGGAGCTGATGGAAGTATTCCTTTCACAAGTACTAATTTGCCAGCCGGAACTTACACAATAAGTTTCACAGGAGGTTTGGGAAGCCAAAGTGTTGCTGTAGCCAATGATACTTTCTCTTTGAAAGGTTTGTCATCAGGAGCATATAGTGGTTTTTCTGTCACGCATTTAGCTTGTACAGGTTCGGATGCGAGTTCAAAAACATTAACTGACCCACCAACACCAACCATAACGGCAGGAACGGTAGTCAATCCAAGTACATGTTTAGGGGCTGATGGAAGTATTCCTTTCACAAGTACTAATTTGCCAGCCGGAACTTACACAATAAGTTTCACAGGAGGTTTAGGAAGCCAAAGTGTTGCAGTAGCAAATGATACCTTCTCATTGAAAGGTTTGTCGTCAGGAGCATATAGTGGTTTTTCTGTCACGCATTTAGCTTGTACGGGTTCAGATGCGAGTTCAAAAACATTAACTGACCCACCAACACCAACCATAACGGCAGGAACGGTAGTCAATCCAAGTACATGTTTAGGGGCTGATGGAAGTATTCCTTTCACAAGTACTAATTTAATAGCGGGAACTTACACAATAAGCTTCACAGGAGGTTCAGGTAGCCAAAGTGTTGCTGTAGCCAATGACACCTTCTCCTTGAAAGGTTTATCTTCAGGAGAATATAGTGGTTTCTCTGTCACGCATTTAGCTTGTACGGGTTCAGATGCGAGTTCAAAAACATTAACTGACCCACCAACACCAACCATAACGGCAGGAACGGTAGTTAATCCAAGTACATGTTTAGGAGCTGATGGAAGTATTCCTTTCACAAGTACTAATTTACCAGCCGGAACTTACACAATAAGTTTCACAGGAGGTTTAGGAAGCCAAAGTGTTGCAGTAGCCAATGACACCTTCTCATTGAAAGGTTTGTCTTCAGGAACCTATAGTGGTTTTTCAGTAACACATTTAGCTTGTACAGGTTCAGATGCGAGTTCAAAAACATTAACAGACCCACCAACACCAACGATTACGGCAGGAACGGCGGTCAATCCAAGTACATGTTTAGGAGCTGATGGAAGTATTTCTTTTACAAGTACTAATCTTTCAGATGGTACGTATTCTTTAAGTTTCACTAGTACAGGAATAGCGAGTCCTCAGAATGTGACAGTAAGTGGTAACGCTTTTACATTGGAAGCTTTATCTTCTGGAGCTTACAGTAATTTCTCAGTGACTCATTTAGCTTGTACAGGCTCAGATGCTAGTTCAAAGGCATTGATTGACCCACCAACGCCAACTATTACAGCTGGAACGGCAGTCAATCCAAGTACTTGTTTGGGGACAAATGGAAGTATACCATTTACAAGTACAAATCTACCAGACGGTACATATTCTTTAAGTTTCACTAGTACAGGAATAGCTAGTCCTCAGAATGTGACAGTAAGTGGTAACGCTTTTACATTGGAAGCCTTATCTTCTGGAGCTTACAGTAATTTCTCAGTGACTCATTTAGCTTGTACAGGCTCAAATGCTAGTTCAAAAATATTGATTGACCCACCAACGCCAACTATTACAGCAGGAACGGCAGTCAATCCAAGTACTTGTTTGGGGACAAATGGAAGTATACCATTTACAAGTACAAATCTACCAGACGGTACATATTCTTTAAGTTTCACTAGTACAGGAATAGCGAGTCCTCAGAATGTGACAGTAACTGGTAACGCTTTTACATTGGAAGCTTTGTCGTCAGGAGAGTATAGTAATTTTTCTGTCACTCATTTAAGTTGTACAGGAACTGATGTGAGTAGTATTGAATTGGAAGACCCAACTTTTTCAATTTCAGCATCCAACTTAGGACCTTATGAAGAAGGAGACTTGGTTCAATTGTTTGTTTCAAACGGAGTCTCATTTGATTGGTCAGGACCCAATGCTTTTCAAAGTACATTGCAAAATCCTAGTATTGCGACTGTAAACGCTATCAATTCTGGCGTTTATTCAGTTACCGTTGTAGATGAGAATAATTGTGTTGTGGAGGTAACTACCGAGGTGGATGTTGCTTGTACTACGCCTAGTATGTCCTATTATTTAGCCTATGGGGGGGGCAATCCTGAACTTATAACTCCTTTAAGAGACGGTATGCAGATACAGCAGTCTTCCAGGGCTATGACGGTTCTCGCATTTAGCACATGCACTAGTCCAGTTATTGAAAGTGTCAAATTGCAGCTTTCTGGTACTAGTAATTTGCAATACCATATTGATAACAATATGCCCTTTAATTTACATGAAGTAGGGAATGTCTCCAATGGGGAAGTTTTACCTAATAATAGGTATACATTTATCTCTAGGGGATACTCAGAGGACGACGCAATGGGAACGGTTTTAGTAGGAGAAGATATTGTTCAATTTGACATCATTCCTCCATTATCCACATCTTCTCAGGCACGTGTATTAACTGAGCCTAGTTTTTCTGAGACCGAAATTTGTGTAGGAAGTAGTTTCGATGTTTCTACATCTGTAACGGGTGCATTTATGGTTGGGAATCTATATCAAGTTTACCTTTCAGACAAGAAAGGTTACTTTTCATCAAGAACCCTTATTGGTAGTTCCAATAATCCAAGTTCAATAAGCTGTACTATTCCTAATTATGTTAAAGGAGGTTCAGCTTATAAAGTAATGGTGGTTTCTACAGCACCTGTGGTTTCTTCAGTTATCTCTTCGGCTAGTCTACATATTATTTCTTCTGACTTGGTACTTTCTTCTCCTGATGATGACCTTAATGGAGGTGCAAGTAATTACAAAGCAATTAACAGTATTAAGGCAGGAAACAAAATAGAAGGCGGGGCAAATGTCTCATTAAGTGCGAAAAGAAAGATAGAATTAGAGCCAGGTTTTATTGCTGAGCAAGGGACAGTTTTTAAAGCAGAAATGAAAGAAAACTGCCCCAGTCTAGATTAG
- a CDS encoding tail fiber domain-containing protein: MKSRIRILFSLLFASFFMQAQISKKRDDVELKQINSMVTEAKAVTDQVFNDDLIVKGSACVGLDCVNGESFGFDTIRMKENNIRIKAQDTSSSASFPTNDWQITFNDSGNGGLNRFSVENIDTGKTPFSIIGGAPSNALYVQSNGNVGFGTSTPVVQMHSKDGNTPTLRLEQDGSAGFSAQTWDIAGNETNFFVRDATNGSKLPFRIQANASNNSIYVASDGDIGFETSTPDGQFDIAHSANANNHAFLVSPTSNVGVNIDNGFLPNGLFDVQTTGGVSNFTVTETGVYVKNAILPGASAPSDERLKQNIVALTDATNVLMKVYPKSYFYREDIIKKYGFSDRKQFGVVAQELEKVLPELVTSKDLGQGDFYKTVDYNSLIPILIQALKEQKLRIDELEGEVSNYAALDNRLNALEAQLNSKNKNAKR, encoded by the coding sequence ATGAAATCAAGAATTAGAATACTTTTCTCATTGCTCTTTGCCAGCTTCTTTATGCAGGCTCAAATTAGCAAAAAAAGAGATGATGTAGAGCTGAAACAGATAAATAGTATGGTAACTGAGGCGAAAGCCGTAACCGATCAAGTTTTTAATGATGATTTGATAGTTAAAGGAAGTGCCTGTGTAGGCTTGGATTGCGTAAATGGAGAAAGTTTTGGTTTTGATACCATACGTATGAAGGAGAATAATATAAGAATCAAGGCTCAGGATACTAGTTCATCGGCTAGTTTCCCAACCAATGATTGGCAAATAACCTTTAATGATAGTGGTAATGGTGGACTCAATAGGTTCTCTGTAGAAAATATAGATACAGGGAAAACGCCTTTTTCCATAATAGGAGGGGCACCTTCAAATGCTCTTTATGTACAGTCAAATGGTAATGTAGGTTTTGGCACAAGCACGCCTGTTGTTCAAATGCATAGTAAGGATGGTAATACACCGACTCTAAGACTTGAACAAGATGGAAGTGCTGGTTTTTCAGCTCAAACTTGGGATATTGCTGGAAATGAAACTAACTTTTTTGTTAGAGATGCTACTAACGGGAGTAAGTTGCCCTTTAGAATTCAAGCTAATGCTTCAAATAATAGTATATATGTAGCATCTGATGGAGATATTGGCTTCGAAACATCGACTCCGGATGGGCAGTTTGATATTGCCCATTCTGCCAATGCAAATAACCATGCTTTTTTGGTTAGCCCAACATCAAATGTTGGAGTAAATATTGATAATGGCTTTTTACCAAATGGACTTTTTGATGTTCAAACTACTGGTGGAGTTTCAAATTTCACAGTTACCGAAACTGGTGTCTATGTAAAGAATGCCATCCTTCCAGGGGCTTCTGCTCCTTCTGATGAGCGATTAAAGCAAAACATTGTGGCTCTTACTGATGCTACTAATGTGCTAATGAAGGTCTATCCTAAATCTTATTTTTACAGAGAAGATATTATTAAGAAGTATGGTTTCTCTGATAGAAAGCAATTTGGTGTAGTAGCACAGGAATTAGAGAAAGTGTTACCAGAGCTAGTAACTTCTAAAGACCTTGGTCAAGGCGACTTTTATAAAACAGTGGACTACAATTCTTTAATTCCTATTTTGATTCAAGCCCTAAAAGAGCAAAAGCTTAGAATAGACGAACTAGAAGGAGAGGTGTCAAACTATGCAGCTTTAGATAATAGATTAAATGCTTTAGAGGCTCAGTTAAATTCAAAAAACAAAAACGCAAAACGTTAA
- a CDS encoding tail fiber domain-containing protein has product MKIRIRILLSLLFASFFMQAQISKKRDDVELKQINSMVTEAKAVTDQVILDDLIVDGSACVGQDCVDGESFGFDTIRLKENNLRIKAQDTSNSASFPGNDWQITFNDTSNGGLNKFSIDDIDGGRTPFTIEAGARTNALYVEADGDVGINTANPAVELHTVGGDSPTLRIEQDGSSGFQAQTWDMAGNETNFFIRDVTNGSLLPFKIKPGAPTNSLFIAADGDVGLGTQSPRGLLDVQRGGTSHLLVTETEVYIKNAILPGASAPSDERLKKNIVALTDATNLLMKVFPKSYFYREDIIKKYGFSNQIQYGVVAQELEKVLPELVTSKNLGQGDFYKTVDYNSLIPILIQGFKEQQSIIAQQQAQLSLQSEKFEVLEARLSSLENTNKNAKR; this is encoded by the coding sequence ATGAAAATAAGAATTAGAATTCTTCTCTCTTTGCTATTTGCAAGCTTCTTTATGCAGGCCCAGATTAGCAAAAAAAGAGATGATGTAGAGCTGAAACAAATAAATAGTATGGTAACTGAGGCGAAAGCTGTTACCGATCAAGTTATTCTTGATGATTTGATAGTTGATGGAAGTGCCTGCGTTGGTCAAGACTGTGTAGATGGTGAAAGTTTCGGTTTTGATACCATTCGATTGAAAGAAAATAATTTAAGAATAAAAGCCCAAGATACTAGTAACTCAGCAAGCTTCCCAGGCAACGATTGGCAAATAACTTTTAATGATACTAGTAATGGTGGACTAAATAAGTTTTCGATAGATGATATTGATGGAGGAAGAACACCTTTTACTATAGAAGCTGGAGCTAGAACAAATGCACTTTATGTAGAGGCTGATGGAGATGTTGGAATTAATACGGCTAATCCAGCCGTTGAATTACATACGGTAGGAGGAGATAGCCCAACGCTAAGGATAGAACAGGATGGTTCTTCTGGTTTTCAAGCTCAAACTTGGGATATGGCGGGAAATGAAACTAACTTTTTTATTCGCGATGTTACAAATGGAAGTTTATTACCTTTTAAGATTAAGCCTGGTGCACCTACGAATAGTTTGTTTATTGCAGCTGATGGAGATGTTGGCTTGGGGACTCAAAGTCCACGTGGTTTGTTGGATGTCCAGCGTGGAGGTACTTCTCATTTACTTGTCACTGAAACTGAGGTGTACATTAAGAATGCTATATTGCCAGGAGCCTCAGCTCCATCCGATGAGCGATTAAAGAAAAACATTGTAGCTCTTACTGATGCAACTAATTTATTAATGAAGGTTTTTCCTAAGTCATATTTTTATAGAGAAGACATTATTAAGAAGTACGGGTTTTCTAATCAAATTCAATATGGAGTTGTGGCCCAAGAGTTAGAAAAAGTTTTGCCAGAGTTAGTTACATCTAAAAACCTTGGTCAAGGAGATTTTTACAAAACGGTGGACTATAATTCCCTTATCCCAATTTTGATTCAAGGATTTAAGGAGCAGCAAAGTATTATTGCTCAGCAACAAGCTCAATTGAGTTTACAATCAGAGAAATTCGAAGTGTTAGAGGCTCGTTTGAGCTCCTTGGAGAATACTAACAAAAACGCAAAACGTTAA